One part of the Vitis riparia cultivar Riparia Gloire de Montpellier isolate 1030 chromosome 15, EGFV_Vit.rip_1.0, whole genome shotgun sequence genome encodes these proteins:
- the LOC117932017 gene encoding uncharacterized mitochondrial protein AtMg00810-like: MKDLGHLSYFLGLEITHSIDGLYITQAKYASDLLSQVGLTDSKNVDTPVELNAHLTPSGGKPLSKPSLYRQLVGNLVYLTVTRPDISYVVHQVSQYLSTPRSTHYAAVLRILQYLKGTIFHGLFYSAQSPLVLRAFSDADWVGDPTDRRSTTGFVKAGIVNPSFHF; encoded by the exons atgaaagatcttggacatcTCAGCTATTTCCTGGGTCTTGAAATTACTCATTCCATAGATGGTCTTTATATTACTCAAGCCAAGTATGCTTCTGATCTGCTGTCTCAAGTCGGACTCACTGACAGTAAGAATGTTGACACTCCAGTCGAACTTAATGCGCATCTGACACCCTCCGGGGGGAAACCATTGTCAAAACCTTCTCTTTACAGACAATTGGTTGGCAACTTAGTTTATCTCACagttactcgtccagacatctCCTATGTTGTTCATCAGGTGAGCCAGTATTTGTCTACTCCACGATCAACTCACTATGCTGCTGTTCTGCGCATTCTTCAATACCTGAAGGGTACCATTTTTCATGGCCTTTTCtactcagctcaatctcctcttGTACTCCGTGCATtctctgatgctgattgggtaGGAGATCCTACTGATCGCAGGTCCACTACAG GCTTTGTGAAAGCTGGAATCGTCAATCCAAGCTTTCACTTCTGA